Proteins from a genomic interval of Amycolatopsis sp. cg13:
- a CDS encoding SDR family NAD(P)-dependent oxidoreductase translates to MSKTLVLLGAGTGLGPAVARRFGREGFRIALVARNRERLAALADQLAAEGVEAAAFPADLARPVEIPALVDAIRSRFARIDVVSYAPLDLNGFTPAAELTPATAQRLLDLYFLTPIALVQAVLGELRDRGEGSILISQSVSATRPAPVLSGIGPAMAATRNYIQSLAAEISSDGVHAATLQIGAMIRGSAVDAALRSGVVEPNSEFPEIDPADIAETLWEMHVKRDTSDLQLP, encoded by the coding sequence GTGTCGAAAACCCTGGTCTTGCTTGGTGCGGGCACCGGCCTTGGGCCCGCGGTCGCCCGGCGCTTCGGCCGCGAGGGATTCCGGATCGCGCTCGTCGCGCGCAACCGTGAACGGCTCGCTGCGTTGGCTGATCAACTGGCCGCGGAGGGCGTCGAGGCCGCGGCGTTTCCCGCGGACCTCGCGCGTCCGGTGGAGATTCCGGCGCTGGTCGACGCGATCCGGAGCCGCTTCGCGCGGATCGACGTCGTGTCGTACGCGCCCTTGGACCTGAACGGGTTCACGCCCGCCGCCGAGCTGACGCCCGCGACCGCGCAGCGGCTCCTCGACCTGTATTTCCTCACTCCGATCGCCTTGGTTCAGGCCGTTTTGGGCGAGCTGCGCGACCGCGGTGAGGGCAGCATTTTGATCAGCCAGAGCGTCTCGGCCACCCGGCCCGCGCCCGTCCTCAGCGGCATCGGTCCGGCGATGGCCGCGACCCGTAACTACATCCAGAGTCTGGCGGCCGAAATCTCGTCCGACGGTGTGCACGCGGCGACGCTCCAAATCGGAGCGATGATCCGGGGAAGCGCCGTCGACGCCGCACTGCGATCCGGGGTTGTCGAGCCCAATTCCGAGTTTCCGGAGATCGATCCCGCCGACATCGCGGAGACGCTGTGGGAGATGCACGTCAAGCGTGACACCTCCGATCTCCAGCTCCCGTAA
- a CDS encoding SRPBCC domain-containing protein, which translates to MGFPDRIERTVELAQPPATVWTALTTADGLRAWFGDEAEIDLRPGGLGRVAWIGERSAEIRVERVEEPAVFGFTWQVDGMPEDDPRRTYVEFTLQARDGGTQLTVVESGFAQLPDSQYPATYRSHLDGWARELDELAASLDAG; encoded by the coding sequence ATGGGGTTTCCCGACCGCATCGAGCGGACGGTCGAGCTGGCGCAGCCGCCTGCGACGGTCTGGACGGCGCTGACCACGGCCGACGGCCTGCGCGCCTGGTTCGGCGACGAGGCCGAGATCGACCTGCGTCCGGGCGGTCTCGGCCGGGTTGCGTGGATCGGTGAGCGCAGTGCCGAGATCCGGGTCGAGCGCGTTGAAGAACCTGCGGTGTTCGGCTTCACCTGGCAGGTCGACGGGATGCCGGAGGACGACCCGCGGCGCACGTATGTCGAGTTCACCCTGCAGGCGCGCGACGGCGGAACCCAGCTCACCGTGGTCGAATCCGGGTTCGCGCAGCTGCCGGACAGCCAGTACCCGGCCACCTATCGCTCGCACCTCGACGGCTGGGCGCGCGAACTCGACGAGCTGGCGGCCAGTCTCGATGCCGGCTGA
- a CDS encoding inorganic diphosphatase, with product MEFDVTIEIPKGERNKYEVDHKTGRIKLDRTLFTATQYPADYGFIDDTLGQDGDPLDVLVLVQEPTFPGCLIRCRAIGMFRMTDEKGPDDKVLAVPTNDPRLEHLRDIHHLNEFHKLEIQHFFEVYKDLEPGKSVEGSSWVSRAEAESEIARSYEREKDRLAKEEINGEEHH from the coding sequence GTGGAATTCGACGTCACGATCGAAATCCCCAAGGGGGAGCGCAACAAGTACGAGGTCGACCACAAGACCGGTCGGATCAAGCTCGACCGGACCCTGTTCACCGCGACCCAGTACCCGGCCGACTACGGCTTCATCGACGACACGCTCGGCCAGGACGGCGACCCGCTGGACGTGCTCGTGCTGGTCCAGGAGCCGACGTTCCCCGGCTGCCTGATCCGCTGCCGCGCGATCGGCATGTTCCGGATGACCGACGAGAAGGGCCCGGACGACAAGGTCCTCGCCGTCCCGACGAACGACCCGCGCCTCGAGCACCTGCGCGACATCCACCACCTGAACGAGTTCCACAAGCTCGAGATCCAGCACTTCTTCGAGGTCTACAAGGACCTCGAGCCGGGCAAGAGCGTCGAGGGTTCGTCCTGGGTGAGCCGCGCCGAGGCCGAGTCCGAGATCGCCCGCTCGTACGAGCGCGAGAAGGACCGTCTCGCCAAGGAAGAGATCAACGGCGAAGAGCACCACTGA
- a CDS encoding TetR/AcrR family transcriptional regulator codes for MSAVPARNPTLSPNQLQKQEQIVEAARKVLAREGLGGCTVRAIAEAGPLTKSAIHYYFADIDVLIDRAMAAHINAFAANLRTVADKHSDPRKRLFAVTEAYLAEFADHPRGAFLWFEYWIAAGRAQHPQAIDAMLTSITELLVELLAPLDVDDPRARARSLLSYLLGAVVQQRVRPRSSASLRGDIEALCFAGYR; via the coding sequence GTGAGCGCCGTGCCAGCCCGCAACCCCACGCTGTCGCCCAACCAATTGCAGAAGCAGGAACAGATCGTCGAAGCGGCTCGCAAGGTCCTCGCCCGCGAAGGACTCGGCGGCTGCACGGTACGCGCGATCGCGGAGGCCGGACCGCTCACCAAGAGCGCGATCCACTACTACTTCGCCGACATCGACGTGCTCATCGACCGGGCGATGGCCGCGCACATCAACGCTTTCGCGGCGAATTTGCGCACGGTCGCGGACAAGCACTCCGACCCGCGCAAACGGCTTTTCGCGGTGACCGAGGCCTATCTTGCCGAGTTCGCCGACCATCCGCGCGGCGCGTTCCTCTGGTTCGAGTACTGGATCGCCGCCGGCCGCGCGCAGCATCCGCAGGCGATCGACGCCATGCTCACCTCGATCACCGAGTTGCTCGTCGAACTCCTCGCCCCGCTCGACGTCGACGACCCGCGCGCCCGCGCCCGCTCTCTGCTGAGCTACCTGCTCGGCGCGGTGGTGCAGCAACGCGTCCGGCCGCGGTCGTCCGCGAGCCTGCGCGGCGACATCGAGGCGCTCTGCTTCGCCGGGTACCGCTGA
- the glyA gene encoding serine hydroxymethyltransferase produces MTHQPALSALSAADPQIAGLVEDEAKRQHDKIRLIASENYVSQAVLEATGSVLTNKYSEGYAGKRYYEGQQFIDQVEQVAIERAKAVFGVDHANVQPYSGSPANLAVYLAFAKPGDNVLGMALPDGGHLTHGWSVSATGKWFTPVRYGVRKETGRVDLDQVRDLARQHRPKLIFAGGTAIPRTIDFPAFAEIAREVDAVLVADIAHIAGLIAGGAHPSPVGHAQVITTTTHKTLRGPRGAMILSDADHAKAVDKAVFPGLQGGPHNHTTAAIAVALGEAQQPSFSDYAHTIVANAKALAEALVERGYDLVSGGTDNHLLLIDLTNKAVPGKPAAQALDRAGIELNYNTVPFDPRKPFDPSGIRLGTSAITTRGLKPEHQVQVADWIDRTVTAAAAQQDGALDAIAAEIREFLQPFPIPGYAE; encoded by the coding sequence ATGACACACCAGCCCGCCTTGTCCGCACTGTCCGCGGCGGATCCGCAGATCGCCGGTCTCGTCGAGGACGAGGCGAAGCGGCAGCACGACAAGATCCGCCTGATCGCGTCCGAGAACTACGTTTCGCAGGCGGTGCTCGAAGCCACCGGCAGCGTGCTCACCAACAAGTACTCCGAGGGCTACGCCGGCAAGCGGTACTACGAGGGCCAGCAGTTCATCGACCAGGTCGAGCAGGTGGCGATCGAGCGCGCGAAGGCCGTCTTCGGCGTCGACCACGCGAACGTCCAGCCCTACTCCGGCTCCCCGGCCAACCTCGCGGTGTACCTGGCGTTCGCCAAGCCGGGCGACAACGTGCTCGGCATGGCGCTGCCCGACGGCGGCCACCTCACGCACGGCTGGAGCGTGTCCGCCACCGGCAAGTGGTTCACGCCGGTCCGCTACGGCGTCCGCAAGGAAACCGGCCGCGTCGACCTCGACCAGGTCCGCGACCTCGCCCGCCAGCACCGGCCGAAGCTGATCTTCGCGGGCGGCACGGCCATCCCGCGCACCATCGACTTCCCGGCGTTCGCGGAGATCGCCCGCGAGGTCGACGCCGTGCTGGTCGCCGACATCGCGCACATCGCCGGCCTGATCGCGGGCGGCGCGCACCCGTCGCCGGTCGGCCACGCGCAGGTCATCACCACGACCACGCACAAGACGCTGCGCGGCCCGCGCGGCGCGATGATCCTTTCCGACGCCGACCACGCGAAGGCCGTCGACAAGGCGGTGTTCCCCGGCCTGCAGGGCGGTCCGCACAACCACACGACGGCCGCCATCGCGGTCGCGCTGGGGGAGGCGCAGCAGCCGTCGTTCTCCGACTACGCGCACACGATCGTCGCGAACGCCAAGGCACTGGCCGAAGCGCTGGTCGAGCGCGGCTACGACCTGGTTTCCGGCGGCACGGACAACCACCTGCTCCTGATCGACCTGACCAACAAGGCGGTGCCCGGCAAGCCAGCCGCGCAGGCGCTGGACCGCGCGGGCATCGAGCTGAACTACAACACCGTGCCGTTCGACCCGCGCAAGCCGTTCGACCCGTCCGGCATCCGGCTGGGCACGTCGGCGATCACCACGCGCGGGCTCAAGCCCGAGCACCAGGTGCAGGTCGCGGACTGGATCGACCGGACGGTGACCGCCGCGGCGGCGCAGCAGGACGGCGCGCTCGACGCGATCGCGGCGGAGATCCGCGAGTTCCTGCAGCCGTTCCCGATTCCGGGCTACGCCGAGTGA
- a CDS encoding MDR family MFS transporter, with protein MSDTATAEGGATTNGRLSHRQILTVLSGLMLGMFLAALDQTIVSSAMKTIADELHGQSLQAWATTAYLITATLSTPLYGKLSDLFGRKPMYLTAISLFLAGSLASAMAGSMYELAAFRAFQGLGAGGLMSLALAIITDITSPRERSRYQGYFMAVFGVSSVAGPVVGGFFAGLDSFAGLTGWRWVFMVNVPIALAALVVVSKVLNLPHTRVDQKVDFLGAGALTLGLVPLLLVAEQGREWGWGSPASLAMYLVGALGVVLFILQERRMGDAALLPLRLFRNGVFRVSTLVTVIQGIGMFGAMMSLPLYLQIVKGATPTQAGLQMLPLTLGIMVASLGSGRIIARTGRYKGFAVAGLGLMAAAVYSFSMIGVDTALGVVMAIAFVLGLGLGSTMQTLTLAATNDVSPRDIGVATSSVTFFRQIGGTAGTAVFLSILFSTVGDRIAAAVRSAMASPAYTAALAQHPEFARQLAGGGLDVNDTSFLSKLDPVLARPILEGFSSSMSTVFLIGGAVLTVGFALVWLLREKPLSDKSAMEQRAEQEAGELALAG; from the coding sequence ATGAGCGACACCGCCACTGCGGAAGGGGGCGCCACCACGAACGGACGGCTTTCACACCGGCAGATCCTCACGGTTCTGTCCGGGCTGATGCTCGGCATGTTCCTGGCGGCCCTCGACCAGACCATCGTGTCGTCGGCGATGAAGACCATCGCCGACGAACTGCACGGACAGAGCCTGCAGGCCTGGGCCACCACCGCCTACCTGATCACCGCGACGCTTTCCACACCGCTGTACGGCAAGCTGTCCGACCTCTTCGGCCGCAAGCCGATGTACCTGACCGCGATCTCGCTGTTCCTCGCCGGCTCGCTGGCGAGCGCGATGGCCGGATCGATGTACGAACTGGCCGCGTTCCGCGCGTTCCAGGGCCTCGGCGCCGGCGGTCTGATGTCGCTCGCGCTGGCGATCATCACCGACATCACGTCGCCGCGGGAACGCAGCCGCTACCAGGGCTACTTCATGGCCGTCTTCGGCGTCTCGAGCGTCGCTGGCCCGGTCGTCGGCGGATTCTTCGCCGGACTCGACTCGTTCGCCGGCCTCACCGGCTGGCGCTGGGTGTTCATGGTGAACGTCCCGATCGCGCTCGCCGCGCTGGTCGTCGTGAGCAAGGTGCTGAACCTCCCGCACACCCGGGTTGACCAGAAGGTCGACTTCCTCGGCGCCGGCGCGCTGACGCTGGGCCTCGTGCCGCTGCTGCTCGTCGCCGAGCAGGGCCGCGAATGGGGCTGGGGATCGCCCGCGTCGCTGGCGATGTACCTGGTCGGCGCGCTCGGCGTGGTGCTGTTCATCCTGCAGGAACGCCGGATGGGCGACGCCGCCCTGCTGCCGCTGCGGCTGTTCCGCAACGGGGTGTTCCGGGTGTCGACGCTGGTCACGGTGATCCAAGGGATCGGGATGTTCGGCGCGATGATGTCGCTGCCGCTGTACCTGCAGATCGTGAAGGGCGCGACGCCGACCCAGGCCGGGCTGCAGATGCTGCCGCTCACCCTCGGGATCATGGTCGCGAGCCTCGGCAGCGGGCGGATCATCGCCCGCACCGGCCGGTACAAGGGCTTCGCGGTCGCCGGACTCGGCCTGATGGCCGCGGCGGTGTACTCGTTCTCGATGATCGGCGTGGACACCGCGCTCGGCGTGGTCATGGCCATCGCGTTCGTGCTCGGACTGGGCCTCGGCTCGACCATGCAGACGCTGACCCTGGCCGCCACGAACGACGTCTCGCCCCGGGACATCGGCGTCGCGACCTCGTCGGTCACGTTCTTCCGGCAGATCGGCGGCACGGCGGGCACCGCGGTGTTCCTGTCGATCCTGTTCAGCACGGTCGGCGACCGGATCGCGGCGGCGGTCCGCTCGGCGATGGCCTCCCCGGCCTACACCGCGGCGCTGGCGCAGCACCCGGAGTTCGCCCGGCAGCTGGCAGGCGGCGGCCTCGACGTGAACGACACCTCGTTCCTGTCGAAGCTCGACCCGGTGCTCGCCCGGCCGATCCTGGAAGGGTTCTCCAGCTCGATGAGCACGGTGTTCCTGATCGGCGGCGCGGTGCTGACTGTTGGGTTCGCGCTGGTCTGGCTGCTGCGGGAGAAGCCGCTCTCGGACAAGTCGGCGATGGAGCAGCGCGCCGAGCAGGAAGCGGGCGAACTGGCCCTCGCGGGCTGA
- a CDS encoding helix-turn-helix transcriptional regulator, whose protein sequence is MPADSEAVAEQVFAALADPTRRSILAELAARGPATATDLAARLPITRQAIAKHLGLLSDAGLVAAEPGERRRVRYRLDSAPMRVAQQFLAALARDWDGPLAALRAHLDGEE, encoded by the coding sequence ATGCCGGCTGATTCCGAAGCGGTCGCCGAGCAGGTTTTCGCCGCGCTCGCCGATCCGACCCGCCGCTCGATCCTCGCCGAGCTGGCCGCACGCGGGCCGGCGACGGCGACGGATCTCGCGGCCCGGCTTCCGATCACGCGGCAGGCGATCGCCAAGCACCTCGGCCTGCTGTCCGACGCCGGGCTGGTCGCCGCGGAACCCGGCGAGCGGCGCCGGGTGCGGTACCGGCTCGATTCCGCGCCGATGCGGGTCGCGCAGCAGTTCCTCGCCGCGCTCGCCCGGGACTGGGACGGTCCGCTCGCCGCGCTGCGGGCTCATCTCGACGGCGAAGAATGA
- a CDS encoding SRPBCC domain-containing protein codes for MNSFTTELTVDRTPEEVFAAVTDVRAWFSESITGTATAVGDEFSFIDKSIPTSRIRVTELTPGRRIAWHVEDAYIAFIDQHDEWTDTRMTFDLTPGPAGTTLRFTHHGLTPESACFTDCSRGWTSCVNTSLYALLTTGVGQPIPKSEAPEGHLAE; via the coding sequence ATGAACTCCTTCACCACCGAACTGACCGTCGACCGCACCCCCGAGGAAGTCTTCGCCGCGGTCACCGACGTCCGAGCCTGGTTCAGCGAGTCGATCACCGGCACCGCGACCGCGGTCGGCGACGAGTTCTCGTTCATCGACAAGAGCATCCCGACGAGCCGGATCCGGGTCACCGAACTCACGCCCGGCCGCCGGATCGCCTGGCACGTCGAAGACGCGTACATCGCCTTCATCGACCAGCACGACGAGTGGACCGACACCCGGATGACCTTCGACCTCACGCCGGGCCCGGCCGGTACGACGCTGCGCTTCACCCATCACGGCCTCACTCCGGAGAGCGCCTGCTTCACCGATTGCTCCCGAGGCTGGACGAGCTGCGTCAACACGAGCCTGTACGCGCTGCTGACCACCGGCGTCGGGCAGCCGATCCCGAAATCCGAGGCCCCGGAAGGACACCTGGCCGAGTAA
- a CDS encoding gamma carbonic anhydrase family protein, translating to MPLFSLDGVSPQVHPDAWIAPTATLIGNVTVEKDASVWYGAVIRADFGPIIIREGANIQDNSVIHSGPETTEVGRNVTVGHQCLVHDCTVGEQALIGNGSTVLDRAVIGPRAFVAAGSTVTPGTEVPAEMIAMGSPAKKFVELTDSARVWVEHNAAVYQELARRHRGGLEQV from the coding sequence ATGCCTTTGTTCTCCTTGGACGGCGTCAGCCCGCAGGTTCACCCGGACGCCTGGATCGCCCCCACCGCTACCCTGATCGGCAACGTGACCGTCGAGAAGGACGCTTCGGTCTGGTACGGCGCGGTGATCCGCGCGGACTTCGGCCCGATCATCATCCGCGAGGGCGCGAACATCCAGGACAACTCGGTGATCCACTCCGGACCCGAGACGACCGAGGTCGGCCGCAACGTCACCGTCGGGCACCAGTGCCTCGTGCACGACTGCACAGTCGGCGAACAGGCCTTGATCGGCAACGGTTCCACGGTCCTCGACCGCGCGGTGATCGGACCGCGCGCGTTCGTCGCCGCGGGGTCGACGGTCACGCCGGGCACCGAGGTCCCGGCGGAGATGATCGCGATGGGCAGCCCGGCGAAGAAGTTCGTGGAACTCACCGATTCCGCGCGGGTGTGGGTCGAGCACAACGCGGCGGTCTACCAGGAACTCGCGCGGCGGCACCGAGGCGGTCTCGAGCAGGTCTGA
- a CDS encoding GreA/GreB family elongation factor, which yields MVISGDKGLSEAARRQLEKEIADLRAQREALSPQPGEQERTGDAADQADVIDRAEAAARLDRQIADVTAKLEHGAYDSSLLPDGTRVSLRFSDGDEEEFTVVTLPGEDADAITSDSPLGIALSKAKAGEEISYRTPRGQATATVLKLTPPAN from the coding sequence ATGGTGATCTCAGGGGACAAGGGGCTCAGCGAGGCGGCGCGCCGTCAGCTGGAAAAGGAAATCGCGGACCTGCGTGCGCAACGGGAGGCGCTATCGCCGCAGCCGGGCGAGCAGGAACGCACGGGGGACGCCGCCGACCAGGCGGACGTGATCGACCGCGCCGAGGCAGCGGCGCGACTGGACCGGCAGATCGCCGACGTCACCGCGAAGCTGGAGCACGGCGCGTACGACAGCTCGCTGCTTCCGGACGGCACGCGCGTTTCGCTGCGTTTTTCCGACGGTGACGAGGAAGAGTTCACTGTGGTGACCCTTCCCGGCGAGGACGCGGACGCGATCACCTCGGACAGCCCGCTCGGCATCGCGCTGTCGAAGGCCAAGGCAGGCGAGGAAATCAGCTACCGCACCCCGCGCGGGCAGGCCACCGCGACGGTGCTGAAGCTGACCCCGCCCGCCAACTGA
- a CDS encoding YciI family protein yields the protein MAKYLLLKHYRGAPASVNNVPMDQWTPEEVTAHIQYMRDFADRLVETGEFVSEQALSPEGTWVRFDGEGRPPVTDGPFAETKDVIAGWMIIDVDSYERAIELAGELSAAPGADGKPIHEWLELRPFYGVTPSVTE from the coding sequence ATGGCCAAGTACCTGCTGCTCAAGCACTACCGCGGCGCGCCGGCTTCGGTGAACAACGTCCCCATGGACCAGTGGACGCCCGAGGAGGTCACCGCCCACATCCAGTACATGCGCGACTTCGCGGACCGGCTCGTGGAGACCGGCGAGTTCGTCAGCGAGCAGGCGCTGTCGCCGGAAGGAACCTGGGTCCGCTTCGACGGCGAGGGCCGCCCGCCGGTCACCGACGGTCCGTTCGCCGAGACCAAAGACGTCATCGCGGGCTGGATGATCATCGACGTCGACAGCTACGAGCGCGCGATCGAACTGGCCGGCGAACTGTCCGCGGCTCCCGGCGCGGACGGCAAGCCGATCCACGAATGGCTCGAACTGCGTCCGTTCTACGGCGTCACGCCCTCGGTGACCGAATGA
- a CDS encoding RNA polymerase sigma factor, translating to MNEELLRELVPAVIGILVRRGADFASAEDAVQEALIRALDAWREDPPRDPKAWLIAAAWRRFLDATRSESSRRGREVAIDAEPQPGPASAVDDSLQLYFLCAHPSLTPSSAVALTLRAVGGLTTKQIAQAYLVPEATMAQRISRAKKTVSDVRFDAPGDVATVLRVLYLVFNEGYSGELDLAAEAIRLTRQLAAGFDHPEVAGLLALMLLHHARRAARTTPEGSLVPLAEQDRSAWDTRLIAEGVDILQAALARDQLGEYQAQAAIAALHADALAAEETDWVQIVEWYDELLALTDSPIVRLNRAVAVGEADGPRAGLKALAELDDKLPRYLAVAAYLHERDGDLVTAARLYREAAGKAPNLAESEHLTRQAARLNTQLKSS from the coding sequence ATGAACGAGGAGTTGCTGCGGGAACTCGTGCCCGCGGTGATCGGCATCCTCGTCCGGCGCGGAGCGGACTTCGCGTCGGCCGAGGATGCCGTGCAGGAAGCGTTGATCCGCGCGCTGGACGCGTGGCGGGAAGATCCGCCGCGCGACCCGAAGGCGTGGCTCATCGCTGCCGCGTGGCGCCGGTTCCTCGACGCCACGCGATCGGAATCTTCGCGGCGGGGCCGGGAAGTGGCGATCGACGCCGAGCCGCAGCCCGGTCCGGCGTCCGCAGTGGACGATTCTCTGCAGCTGTATTTCCTTTGTGCACACCCGTCTTTGACGCCGTCGTCGGCCGTCGCGCTCACCTTGCGCGCGGTCGGCGGGTTGACCACGAAGCAGATCGCGCAGGCGTATCTGGTGCCGGAAGCGACTATGGCGCAACGGATCAGCCGGGCCAAGAAGACGGTGTCCGACGTGCGGTTCGACGCGCCCGGAGACGTCGCGACCGTGCTGCGCGTGCTGTATCTGGTGTTCAACGAAGGCTACTCCGGAGAACTCGACCTCGCCGCCGAAGCCATCCGGCTGACCCGGCAGCTCGCGGCCGGTTTCGATCATCCGGAAGTGGCCGGTCTGCTCGCGTTGATGCTGCTGCACCACGCGCGCCGGGCCGCGCGGACGACGCCGGAAGGCAGCCTCGTTCCGCTCGCCGAACAGGACCGCAGTGCTTGGGACACCCGGCTGATCGCGGAGGGCGTCGACATCCTGCAGGCGGCGCTGGCCCGCGACCAACTCGGCGAGTACCAGGCCCAAGCCGCCATCGCCGCGCTCCACGCCGACGCTCTCGCGGCGGAGGAAACCGACTGGGTGCAGATCGTCGAGTGGTACGACGAGCTTCTCGCGCTGACCGACAGTCCGATCGTCCGGCTGAACCGGGCGGTCGCGGTCGGCGAGGCGGACGGGCCTCGTGCTGGGTTGAAGGCGTTGGCGGAGCTGGACGACAAGCTGCCGCGGTACCTCGCGGTGGCGGCCTACCTGCACGAACGCGACGGCGACCTGGTCACGGCCGCCCGGCTGTACCGCGAAGCGGCGGGGAAGGCACCGAACCTCGCCGAGAGCGAGCACCTGACGCGCCAAGCCGCCCGCCTCAACACCCAGCTGAAAAGCTCGTGA